The following proteins are co-located in the Nerophis ophidion isolate RoL-2023_Sa linkage group LG04, RoL_Noph_v1.0, whole genome shotgun sequence genome:
- the LOC133550504 gene encoding collagen alpha-1(XII) chain-like — protein MKLIIALVLAMGVPSGHLGGTTASLGDNYPTDTQCKTSAKADIVLLIDGSWSIGRLNFKTIRIFIARLVSTFDIGPDDVQIGLVEYSGEPTTEWHLNAHPTKASLLKAVANLPYKGGNTMTGVALNYILQYNFRHYAGMRQDSRKMVILLTDGKSQDEVVSHSQNLKETGIELYAIGVKNADENELRSIASDPLETHMYNVDDFQLLLDIVDDLTLNLWNSIKGSGVDGSVTEEWLLCKSSLCNGAPCQPGASALLLLAAILTLLVEALQ, from the exons ATGAAGCTCATTATTGCCTTGGTCTTGGCCATGGGAGTCCCCAGCGGGCACCTGGGTGGCACCACTGCCAGCCTGGGTGACAACTATCCCACTG ACACACAATGTAAGACCTCAGCCAAGGCCGACATCGTGCTGCTGATCGACGGCTCCTGGAGTATCGGCCGCCTCAACTTTAAAACAATTCGCATCTTCATCGCTCGCTTGGTCAGCACCTTTGACATCGGCCCCGATGATGTCCAGATCG GTCTGGTTGAGTACAGCGGAGAGCCTACCACCGAGTGGCACCTCAACGCTCACCCCACCAAGGCGTCCCTACTGAAGGCCGTGGCCAACCTGCCTTACAAAGGAGGCAACACCATGACTG GGGTGGCTCTGAACTACATCCTCCAGTACAACTTCCGACACTACGCGGGAATGCGCCAGGACTCTCGTAAAATGGTCATCCTGCTCACAGACGGAAAGTCACAGGATGAAGTCGTCAGCCACTCGCAGAACCTGAAAGAGACCGGCATCGAGCTATACGCCATCG GTGTGAAGAACGCGGACGAGAATGAGCTTCGGTCCATCGCCAGCGACCCCCTTGAGACTCACATGTACAACGTCGACGACTTCCAGTTACTGCTGGACATCGTGGACGACCTCACCCTCAACCTGTGGAACAGCATCAAGGGCTCAG GCGTGGATGGAAGCGTCACCGAGGAGTGGTTGTTGTGCAAGAGCAGCCTGTGCAACGGGGCCCCCTGCCAACCCGGGGCCTCGGCCCTGCTCCTGCTCGCCGCCATATTGACTCTGCTGGTGGAAGCGCTGCAGTGA